In Cycloclasticus sp., a single genomic region encodes these proteins:
- a CDS encoding peptidylprolyl isomerase, which yields MAKACARHILVKTKEEAEKLKKQLLNGADFASLAKKHSQCNSAKKGGDLGEFGPGKMLKAFDNVVFKKALLTVHGPVKTKFGYHLIETIYRS from the coding sequence ATGGCAAAAGCCTGTGCGCGGCATATTTTGGTTAAAACCAAAGAAGAGGCCGAAAAACTTAAAAAACAATTATTGAATGGTGCGGACTTTGCGAGTTTGGCGAAAAAACATTCTCAATGCAATTCGGCAAAAAAAGGTGGAGACCTTGGTGAGTTTGGTCCTGGAAAAATGCTAAAAGCATTTGATAACGTGGTGTTTAAAAAGGCATTATTAACGGTGCATGGCCCGGTTAAAACTAAGTTTGGATACCATTTAATTGAAACGATTTATCGAAGCTAA
- a CDS encoding lipid A biosynthesis protein, with the protein MSPEKFKLNYLHPKYWLTWLAVGVTWLLAMMPRSWQRGVAHWVANKLGSTDNRRISTIRRNIDLCFAEESDEYRQRLVQDNRRSSGLMLFDLLNMVWRQSDDMTSTARVIGAEHLERAVAADKPLLLVTGHFTPLFQVSSKLASIIPYSAVYRRLNNPVMEANLYQRGVEKYPISLFHRKDIRRMLEKLADNGTVFISPDQDFGVSRGAFVSFFGIPTATITSIPQYARQTNAQVMLFSAYREGNNGSVIEFEPVLENYPTEDDVADTQRWSDWLEEKIRLCIQQITSGCISALKHALKESLIFIKNIRLNLRSTEDSIWNNLNAR; encoded by the coding sequence ATGTCACCTGAAAAATTTAAGTTAAATTATTTACACCCTAAATATTGGTTAACTTGGCTAGCTGTTGGTGTTACCTGGCTGTTAGCAATGATGCCTCGTTCGTGGCAACGCGGCGTAGCACACTGGGTTGCGAATAAGCTTGGCAGTACAGATAACCGACGCATCAGCACTATTCGACGCAATATTGATTTGTGTTTTGCTGAGGAATCAGACGAGTATCGACAGCGGCTAGTTCAAGATAACCGAAGGTCATCGGGGCTTATGTTGTTTGATTTGTTGAATATGGTTTGGCGGCAGTCGGATGATATGACCTCAACGGCAAGAGTGATAGGCGCAGAACATCTTGAACGTGCTGTGGCAGCGGACAAGCCCCTTCTATTGGTGACCGGGCACTTTACGCCGCTTTTTCAAGTCAGCAGTAAACTGGCATCGATAATACCTTATAGTGCGGTTTACCGGCGTTTGAATAACCCCGTTATGGAAGCAAACTTGTATCAAAGAGGAGTGGAGAAATACCCCATCAGCCTTTTTCATCGTAAGGATATTCGCCGTATGTTGGAAAAACTGGCTGATAACGGGACGGTTTTTATTTCACCGGACCAAGATTTTGGTGTTAGCAGAGGTGCCTTCGTTTCTTTTTTTGGTATTCCTACGGCGACGATTACGAGTATTCCGCAATATGCGCGGCAAACCAATGCTCAAGTGATGCTGTTTAGTGCTTACCGTGAAGGAAATAACGGTTCAGTGATTGAATTTGAGCCAGTACTTGAGAACTACCCTACGGAAGATGATGTGGCCGATACGCAACGTTGGAGCGATTGGCTAGAAGAAAAAATACGCTTATGCATCCAGCAGATTACTTCTGGATGCATAAGCGCTTTAAAACACGCCCTGAAGGAAAGCCTGATTTTTATAAAAAACATTAGGCTGAACTTGAGGAGCACTGAGGATTCAATATGGAACAATCTAAACGCCCGTTGA
- a CDS encoding thioesterase family protein, translating to MSKQDFTHVFPLSVRWGDADVYGHINNVEFMRYVESGRVAYCVDVMDLHLKAGMESGWVLADMHCAYLQQVHYPALLEIRTRISKVGNKSATIVADIYAEGEREPVLTSKGVMVWFDMLQQQSAPIPEQIKAQIAAFETSVEGLTA from the coding sequence ATGAGCAAACAAGATTTTACCCACGTTTTTCCATTATCGGTTCGCTGGGGCGATGCCGACGTATACGGGCATATTAACAACGTCGAATTTATGCGATACGTTGAATCAGGCCGCGTTGCCTACTGCGTAGATGTTATGGACTTGCATTTGAAAGCAGGAATGGAATCAGGCTGGGTGTTGGCGGATATGCATTGTGCTTATCTACAGCAAGTTCATTACCCAGCGTTACTCGAAATCCGGACACGTATTAGCAAGGTAGGGAATAAAAGTGCAACTATCGTGGCGGATATTTACGCTGAAGGTGAGCGCGAGCCTGTGTTAACCAGCAAAGGCGTGATGGTTTGGTTTGATATGTTGCAACAACAAAGTGCACCAATCCCAGAGCAAATAAAAGCGCAGATCGCGGCTTTTGAAACGTCAGTAGAAGGTTTAACGGCATAG
- a CDS encoding DMT family transporter, whose product MNILGQNFMYGSVMLIAGVGIPIMGALSGGLGARMQSPALAAVVLFVVGFVLAIIYLSVVEGLPDSLPQASIPFQYYLGGVFIIFYTLSITYIGPKFGIGNAVCFVLLGQLISMSVIDHFGLLGSLQYSITLQRLAGLLLMAAGVFLVVKRF is encoded by the coding sequence ATGAATATCTTAGGTCAAAATTTTATGTATGGGTCTGTCATGCTTATTGCGGGTGTCGGCATTCCAATTATGGGGGCATTAAGTGGTGGCTTAGGAGCACGCATGCAAAGCCCTGCATTAGCAGCGGTCGTGTTATTTGTGGTTGGGTTTGTCCTTGCCATTATATATTTGTCTGTTGTTGAAGGGCTGCCAGACTCTCTGCCTCAAGCGTCGATACCCTTTCAGTATTATTTGGGTGGTGTTTTTATTATTTTTTACACACTGAGTATTACCTATATTGGACCGAAGTTTGGCATTGGTAATGCGGTTTGCTTTGTTTTACTCGGTCAGCTTATTTCAATGTCGGTTATCGACCACTTTGGCTTGTTAGGTTCTCTTCAATACTCTATTACGCTGCAACGACTCGCTGGATTATTGCTTATGGCTGCTGGGGTGTTTTTAGTCGTCAAGCGATTTTAA
- a CDS encoding SAM-dependent methyltransferase has protein sequence MELSKVVPWGRSLNEYKEMFSLSEDDLKKNILGCGDGPACFNAELSKVGSNIVSIDPIYQFNTGEIRSRIDEVYPQVMEQVAKNKGDYVWKNIADVEAMGQIRMDAMQAFLNDYEQGKKSGRYINASLPTLPFQNSEFELALCSHYLFLYSEHVNQDQHILSMRELCRVASEVRVYPLLSIGNNQVSPHLEPVMSVLKKSGFNVSLVPVEYEFQKGATEMLVVKCV, from the coding sequence ATGGAATTATCAAAAGTAGTCCCTTGGGGAAGGTCATTAAACGAATATAAGGAAATGTTTTCGTTATCAGAGGATGATCTCAAAAAAAACATACTTGGTTGTGGCGATGGCCCAGCCTGCTTCAACGCTGAGTTATCCAAAGTTGGCAGTAATATAGTATCCATTGATCCAATCTACCAATTTAACACCGGAGAAATACGCTCAAGAATTGATGAGGTATACCCTCAAGTAATGGAGCAAGTGGCTAAAAATAAGGGGGACTATGTTTGGAAAAACATAGCTGATGTTGAAGCTATGGGGCAAATTAGAATGGATGCAATGCAAGCTTTCCTAAATGACTATGAGCAAGGTAAAAAATCAGGGCGGTATATAAATGCCTCGCTACCAACATTGCCATTTCAAAATTCAGAGTTTGAGTTAGCACTATGCTCGCATTATTTATTTTTATACAGTGAGCATGTCAATCAAGATCAACATATCCTATCAATGAGAGAGCTATGTCGCGTAGCTAGTGAAGTTCGAGTTTACCCATTACTATCAATTGGCAATAACCAAGTCTCACCTCACCTAGAGCCAGTAATGTCTGTTCTAAAGAAATCAGGTTTTAATGTTTCACTTGTTCCAGTTGAGTATGAATTTCAAAAAGGGGCAACTGAGATGCTGGTAGTTAAATGTGTATAA
- a CDS encoding TIGR01777 family oxidoreductase: MQLLITGGTGFIGSVLCSRLLEDQHDITVLSRQPDAVKAPLKGISELEQLASDATFDIVINLAGEPIADKRWSDKQKQRIINSRLDITQNLIHYFKTTLHKPKVFISGSAIGYYGIGETDDYVDESAQGDESFSSQLCQQWESTALQAQALGIRTCLLRTGIVLGKGGGALSKMLPPFKLGLGGRMGQGKHWMPWIHIDDLVGIILHCIQHDNLNGGINGTSPNPVTNQFFTTTLGKVLKRPSIFPMPAFVIKLLMGQMGEELLLAGKKILPTKALNSGYQFKYKELEEALINVV; the protein is encoded by the coding sequence ATGCAACTATTAATAACAGGTGGCACGGGCTTTATCGGTTCAGTTCTTTGTTCTCGCCTACTGGAAGATCAGCACGACATAACCGTATTGAGCCGACAGCCAGACGCGGTAAAAGCACCGCTAAAAGGCATTAGTGAACTTGAGCAATTAGCAAGCGACGCTACTTTTGATATTGTTATTAACTTGGCCGGTGAACCCATAGCCGATAAGCGTTGGAGTGACAAACAAAAACAACGCATCATTAACAGTCGGCTAGATATCACCCAAAACCTTATTCACTATTTTAAAACCACCCTGCACAAACCTAAGGTGTTTATCAGCGGTTCTGCCATTGGTTATTACGGCATCGGCGAAACGGATGATTATGTTGATGAGTCGGCGCAAGGAGACGAGAGCTTTTCTAGCCAATTATGCCAACAATGGGAATCCACCGCGCTACAAGCACAAGCCCTTGGAATACGTACCTGTTTGCTACGCACCGGCATTGTGCTGGGCAAAGGTGGCGGCGCATTAAGTAAAATGTTGCCACCCTTTAAACTCGGTTTGGGCGGAAGAATGGGTCAAGGCAAACATTGGATGCCTTGGATTCATATCGATGATCTAGTGGGTATTATTTTGCACTGCATACAGCACGATAATTTAAACGGCGGGATTAACGGCACATCGCCTAACCCCGTTACTAATCAATTCTTTACAACGACCTTAGGAAAAGTACTAAAGCGACCCAGTATTTTCCCCATGCCAGCGTTTGTAATAAAACTATTAATGGGCCAAATGGGCGAAGAATTATTATTGGCTGGTAAGAAAATACTGCCTACAAAAGCCTTAAATTCGGGTTATCAGTTTAAGTATAAAGAATTAGAAGAGGCTTTAATTAACGTTGTATAA
- a CDS encoding AbgT family transporter — MEQSKRPLTQRCLLRIEAWGNALPHPTMLFIYLCVLVMALSWLGHSLGLSALHPVNGERIQVVSLLNIAGLHLILGKMVSNFMSFAPVGPVLVAMLGLGIAERSGLIQTALRLLVMRAPAKFLTFIVVLAGVLSSIAVDSGYVVMIPMAGLIFLAAGRHPLAGIAACFAGVSGGFSANLLVGPFDAILGGISTEAAHLIDPNYDVSATANYYFIAVSTLLIASLGTWVTERYIGPMLGEYRGEAKSELSDTLSDEERQGLRAASAAGLLIVAFVLWGLIPEQGFLRHPETGGIIKSPFMSGLIALIAISAAVMGTIYGRVSGSFKGHVDVVNSMEKTMAVMATYIVLMFFAAQFVNYFSWTNLGLILAISGADVLKSSGLGTVPLMLGFIFFCTFANLFIGSASAKWAIMAPIFIPMFMLLGLAPEVVQAAYRVGDSSTNIITPLMPYFALVFAFMKRYDNSVGVGTIMTLMLPYSIAFLFGWGLLLSAWLMLGVPLGPDGSLFITLP; from the coding sequence ATGGAACAATCTAAACGCCCGTTGACACAACGCTGCTTACTGAGAATTGAGGCATGGGGTAATGCTTTGCCGCACCCTACGATGCTCTTCATTTACTTATGCGTGCTGGTTATGGCCTTATCGTGGTTAGGCCACAGTTTGGGGCTATCTGCGCTACACCCAGTGAATGGCGAACGGATTCAGGTAGTGAGTCTTTTGAATATTGCAGGGCTACATCTAATACTCGGCAAAATGGTTTCAAATTTCATGAGCTTTGCACCTGTAGGGCCGGTTCTGGTGGCCATGCTTGGGCTAGGTATTGCGGAGCGATCTGGGTTAATTCAGACGGCGTTACGCTTGTTGGTGATGCGCGCACCGGCTAAATTTTTAACGTTTATTGTTGTACTGGCGGGGGTCTTGTCCAGCATAGCTGTTGATTCAGGCTATGTGGTGATGATACCGATGGCGGGGTTGATTTTTCTTGCGGCGGGTCGACACCCCTTGGCAGGAATAGCCGCTTGTTTTGCCGGTGTGTCAGGTGGCTTTAGTGCGAATTTGTTAGTCGGCCCATTCGACGCGATTCTTGGAGGAATTAGCACCGAGGCCGCGCATTTAATTGACCCGAATTATGATGTGTCGGCGACAGCCAACTATTATTTTATTGCCGTATCAACCTTGCTGATTGCCAGCTTAGGCACTTGGGTTACTGAGCGTTATATTGGCCCGATGTTGGGTGAGTATCGCGGGGAAGCAAAGAGTGAACTAAGTGACACGCTGTCCGATGAGGAACGACAAGGGCTACGCGCAGCATCCGCTGCAGGGTTGCTAATTGTGGCGTTTGTTTTATGGGGATTAATACCCGAGCAGGGTTTTTTAAGACATCCCGAAACGGGCGGCATTATTAAGTCACCCTTTATGTCGGGTTTGATTGCGCTAATTGCGATAAGTGCAGCCGTGATGGGTACCATTTATGGCAGAGTGTCGGGCAGTTTTAAAGGCCACGTCGATGTGGTTAATAGTATGGAAAAAACGATGGCGGTGATGGCGACCTATATCGTGCTGATGTTTTTCGCCGCTCAGTTTGTTAATTATTTTAGCTGGACAAACTTGGGGCTAATTCTTGCCATCAGCGGTGCTGATGTATTGAAAAGTAGCGGCTTAGGAACGGTTCCCTTGATGCTAGGCTTTATTTTCTTTTGTACGTTTGCAAATTTGTTTATTGGTAGTGCTTCGGCTAAATGGGCCATTATGGCGCCGATCTTTATACCGATGTTTATGTTGCTGGGATTGGCACCAGAAGTTGTGCAGGCTGCCTACCGAGTGGGTGATAGTTCTACCAACATTATCACGCCCTTAATGCCGTATTTTGCGTTGGTTTTCGCTTTTATGAAACGTTATGACAACAGCGTAGGGGTTGGTACAATCATGACTTTAATGCTGCCATACTCAATCGCTTTTTTATTCGGTTGGGGCTTGTTGTTGAGCGCGTGGTTAATGCTGGGTGTTCCGTTGGGGCCAGATGGCTCCTTATTTATAACGCTGCCATAA
- a CDS encoding ATP-binding protein, protein MVKKKTLLSWSSGKDSAWTLYQLQQDDDIELVGLVTTVNETHQRVAMHAVRVALLKQQAKAANLPLYIIDIPHPCSNELYNQAMNAFFKSIEGKGITHMAFGDLYLEDIRQYRVDNLKPTGLEPLFPLWLKPTKQLAHDMLAGGLRTRITCVDPKQLPASFCGREFNQQFLDDLPEGVDPCGENGEFHSFAYAGPMFKQAIKIVAGEVVERDGFVFADLLPEESSS, encoded by the coding sequence GTGGTTAAGAAAAAAACATTACTCTCGTGGAGTAGCGGTAAAGACAGTGCGTGGACCTTGTACCAACTGCAGCAAGACGATGACATTGAACTGGTCGGTCTAGTAACCACGGTTAACGAAACGCACCAACGCGTGGCCATGCATGCGGTGCGTGTGGCGCTATTAAAACAGCAGGCGAAAGCGGCCAATTTACCCTTGTATATCATCGACATTCCGCACCCTTGCAGTAATGAGTTATACAACCAAGCGATGAATGCTTTTTTCAAATCCATCGAAGGCAAAGGCATTACGCATATGGCGTTCGGTGATTTGTATTTGGAAGATATTCGCCAGTATCGGGTGGACAACCTTAAGCCCACCGGCTTAGAACCATTGTTTCCGTTATGGTTAAAACCAACCAAGCAACTGGCGCACGATATGTTGGCAGGCGGATTAAGAACACGAATCACCTGCGTTGACCCAAAACAATTACCGGCAAGCTTTTGCGGTAGAGAATTCAATCAACAGTTCTTAGATGACCTGCCAGAGGGGGTAGACCCCTGTGGTGAGAACGGCGAGTTTCACAGCTTTGCCTATGCGGGGCCGATGTTTAAACAAGCCATAAAAATTGTTGCAGGAGAGGTGGTTGAGCGAGATGGGTTTGTATTTGCCGATTTGCTTCCAGAAGAGTCAAGCTCGTGA
- a CDS encoding DUF2789 domain-containing protein produces METPIHSLTSLFDQLGLDSSSEKINDFIRSNKPLPDGTELSNAECWNAAQASFLKQVKDDDADWAEIADQLDAMLR; encoded by the coding sequence ATGGAAACACCTATTCATTCTCTCACTTCGTTATTTGACCAATTAGGCTTAGACAGTTCAAGCGAAAAAATTAACGACTTCATCCGCAGCAACAAGCCGTTGCCAGATGGTACAGAACTATCCAACGCCGAATGTTGGAACGCCGCCCAAGCCTCTTTTTTAAAGCAAGTAAAAGATGACGATGCCGATTGGGCTGAAATAGCCGACCAACTGGATGCAATGTTACGCTGA
- a CDS encoding cyclodeaminase/cyclohydrolase family protein produces MKQEDLSGLNGSDLLKLPTNELFDGFGAGKASPGSGSAAALLSLLSAKMVVTVCDISLRKSECSKDHKAFEFISKKIKTEIEPRLKELFEKDAKDFEKVVKLRVLRDKSSDSKEKGKYARESLDMLQVATNYTFEVAEISLALMQHGITIFEQGWHAVRGDSGVSISAAMSGVMSSIFIINLNLKTLKRRKYSSTNIKKCQQLQEKLNVLQTRAFSCVTSISSESLESIQLELENT; encoded by the coding sequence TTGAAACAAGAAGATCTCTCAGGCTTAAACGGAAGTGACTTGCTAAAACTTCCAACCAACGAGCTATTTGATGGCTTTGGTGCGGGCAAAGCATCACCTGGTTCAGGTAGTGCCGCAGCACTATTAAGTTTATTGTCAGCAAAAATGGTAGTAACTGTCTGTGATATTAGCTTAAGAAAAAGTGAATGCTCAAAAGATCACAAAGCATTTGAGTTTATTTCAAAGAAAATAAAAACGGAAATAGAACCACGGTTAAAGGAGCTCTTTGAAAAAGATGCGAAAGACTTCGAGAAAGTAGTAAAGCTTAGAGTTCTTCGAGATAAGTCATCAGATTCAAAAGAAAAAGGAAAATATGCTAGAGAATCACTGGATATGCTACAAGTTGCTACTAACTATACATTTGAGGTCGCTGAAATATCACTCGCACTAATGCAGCATGGTATTACAATATTTGAGCAAGGATGGCACGCCGTAAGAGGTGATTCTGGAGTATCTATAAGTGCGGCTATGTCAGGTGTGATGTCATCAATATTTATAATCAATCTAAATTTAAAAACATTGAAGCGCAGAAAATATTCTTCGACTAATATAAAAAAATGTCAGCAACTTCAAGAGAAACTAAATGTTTTACAAACAAGAGCTTTTTCATGTGTAACATCAATAAGTTCAGAGTCGTTAGAGTCCATACAACTTGAACTTGAAAATACCTAA
- a CDS encoding protein adenylyltransferase SelO, protein MKKLTFDNQFVQQLPADSITENYPRQVLGACYSWVTPKHMPQPAMVAYSTEAAALLDLTEQDCQADEFTKVFSGNEQLEGMQPYATCYGGHQFGNWAGQLGDGRAINLGEITNKQGERWALQLKGAGPTPYSRTADGLAVLRSSIREFLCSEAMYHLGVPTTRALSLVTSGEQVVRDVMYDGHPAAELGAVVCRLAPSFTRFGHFQYYAQQNVELLKQFVDYTIKTDFPHLPEPNKETYIKWFEDICTSTCDMVVEWMRVGFVHGVMNTDNMSILGLTIDYGPYGWLEPYDSNWTPNTTDATHHRYAFGQQAQIAHWNLYQLANAIHPLIDEVEPLEKALNGYADRYGQQWLLMMTKKLGFSQVKKEQDSELIKQLLAFFELHETDMTLFFRRLANIGGNDKALDSDLAIKQLAPAFYPDEMPNDATKTLTAWLASYWQRRQKDPVTAQQREELMNKVNPKYVLRNYLAQQAIEKSEQGDHSMVNELLEVLRHPYDEQPDKEHLNQKRPEWAKVKVGCSMLSCSS, encoded by the coding sequence GTGAAAAAACTAACATTCGATAATCAATTTGTTCAGCAATTACCCGCGGACAGTATTACAGAAAACTATCCGCGCCAAGTATTAGGCGCGTGCTATTCGTGGGTGACGCCAAAACATATGCCGCAACCGGCAATGGTTGCCTATTCAACCGAAGCGGCAGCATTACTCGACCTAACAGAACAAGACTGCCAAGCAGACGAGTTCACCAAGGTGTTTTCGGGTAATGAGCAATTGGAAGGGATGCAGCCTTATGCCACCTGTTATGGCGGCCACCAGTTTGGCAACTGGGCAGGGCAGTTAGGTGATGGCCGCGCCATAAACCTCGGTGAAATAACCAATAAACAAGGCGAACGTTGGGCGTTACAGCTTAAAGGCGCAGGGCCAACGCCGTATTCAAGAACAGCCGATGGCTTGGCGGTGCTGCGCTCATCGATACGGGAGTTTTTGTGCAGTGAGGCGATGTATCACTTAGGCGTGCCAACAACGCGTGCGCTAAGCCTTGTTACCAGCGGTGAGCAAGTGGTGCGTGATGTAATGTATGACGGCCACCCCGCGGCAGAATTAGGGGCGGTGGTGTGCAGGCTTGCGCCATCGTTTACCCGCTTTGGGCATTTTCAATACTACGCGCAACAAAACGTAGAGTTGTTAAAACAATTTGTCGACTACACCATTAAAACCGACTTTCCACACTTGCCCGAACCAAACAAAGAAACCTACATAAAATGGTTTGAAGACATTTGCACATCAACCTGCGACATGGTCGTGGAGTGGATGCGCGTGGGCTTTGTACACGGCGTGATGAATACCGATAATATGTCGATACTCGGTTTAACCATCGACTATGGCCCCTATGGTTGGTTGGAGCCCTACGACTCCAATTGGACACCAAACACCACCGATGCCACGCATCATCGCTATGCGTTTGGTCAACAAGCACAAATAGCGCATTGGAATTTATACCAATTAGCGAATGCGATTCACCCGTTAATTGATGAAGTGGAGCCATTAGAAAAAGCACTCAATGGCTACGCTGATCGTTATGGCCAGCAATGGTTATTAATGATGACTAAAAAGCTAGGTTTCTCGCAAGTTAAAAAGGAACAAGACAGCGAGCTTATTAAACAGTTATTAGCGTTTTTTGAGCTACACGAAACGGATATGACCCTTTTCTTTAGGCGTTTAGCCAACATAGGCGGCAATGATAAAGCGCTTGATAGTGACCTAGCCATAAAACAATTAGCTCCCGCATTTTATCCAGACGAAATGCCAAATGACGCAACAAAAACACTAACAGCTTGGCTTGCAAGCTATTGGCAACGACGCCAAAAAGACCCCGTTACCGCGCAGCAACGTGAAGAGTTAATGAACAAAGTTAACCCAAAATACGTACTGCGTAATTACTTAGCGCAACAGGCGATAGAAAAATCCGAGCAAGGCGACCACAGCATGGTCAATGAATTGTTAGAGGTGTTAAGGCACCCTTATGATGAACAGCCCGATAAAGAACACCTAAACCAAAAAAGGCCGGAGTGGGCCAAGGTGAAGGTGGGGTGTTCTATGTTGTCTTGTAGTTCGTAA
- a CDS encoding DUF6765 family protein, with translation MQEDMHYYGTYAMARAAGLRVKDAKVVAYAAQYVDDSIANDSEVHEDGGMFETTASAHTNKDVIKNAVADHTEQRHVWVPFHFFPGNEGDTLSEKLACVKDSELAQEMVKNHIRHAVSVKQEYGLTLMGVMAHVYADTFAHYEFSGVSSRNNEVDGESFDLVVKNPEVKAYIMGKMSSFLTKYTPSFIIRNYRNIASIGANAVTGALGHGGVGTYPDRPFLKWRFNFEKNKRDSGWRDNPATFMVACEKLHAAFSEYAEKAGISHNPRPFESIRSKVDSILRLEADKEGRSNAWIKSINNNELFDKENNEALHFSKDDWEQQKENFKDLDSSHEMKEKEVYQFHQAAIYHRDYTLKNLLPKHGIIVL, from the coding sequence ATGCAAGAAGATATGCATTATTACGGCACATATGCCATGGCAAGGGCTGCTGGATTAAGAGTAAAAGATGCTAAAGTTGTAGCATATGCGGCTCAGTATGTTGATGACTCAATAGCCAATGATAGTGAGGTTCATGAAGATGGAGGTATGTTTGAAACGACAGCCTCAGCTCACACAAATAAAGATGTTATAAAAAATGCAGTGGCGGATCATACAGAACAGCGGCATGTATGGGTTCCTTTTCATTTTTTTCCTGGAAATGAAGGCGATACGCTTTCTGAAAAGCTTGCCTGTGTTAAAGATAGTGAACTGGCACAAGAAATGGTTAAAAATCATATTAGACATGCTGTTTCTGTTAAACAAGAATATGGACTAACGCTGATGGGCGTAATGGCTCATGTGTATGCAGACACGTTTGCACATTATGAATTTTCAGGTGTTAGCTCAAGAAATAATGAAGTGGATGGTGAATCTTTTGATCTAGTAGTAAAAAATCCAGAAGTTAAAGCCTACATTATGGGTAAGATGTCATCATTCTTAACGAAATATACGCCTAGTTTTATTATTAGGAATTACCGTAATATTGCTAGTATTGGTGCAAATGCCGTTACAGGAGCATTAGGTCATGGCGGGGTTGGCACATATCCAGATCGCCCATTTTTAAAATGGCGGTTCAACTTTGAGAAAAATAAAAGGGATTCTGGATGGAGGGATAACCCGGCTACTTTTATGGTGGCATGTGAAAAACTACATGCTGCATTCAGCGAATATGCTGAAAAAGCAGGTATTTCTCATAACCCAAGGCCATTTGAATCTATTCGAAGTAAAGTAGATAGCATTCTACGTCTTGAAGCTGATAAAGAAGGGAGGTCGAATGCATGGATAAAGTCGATTAACAATAACGAATTATTTGATAAAGAAAATAACGAAGCTTTGCATTTTTCAAAAGACGACTGGGAGCAGCAAAAAGAAAATTTTAAAGACTTAGATAGCTCTCATGAAATGAAAGAAAAAGAAGTATATCAATTTCATCAAGCAGCTATATATCATCGTGATTATACGCTTAAGAATTTATTGCCAAAACATGGGATTATCGTTCTATAA
- a CDS encoding methyltransferase domain-containing protein has protein sequence MAEGLEFNDEVNHALKMAYQTPDIIAARAHVVNALKLEKGQQVLDIGSGPGLLVRDIAQTVDQSGGVVGVDMADNMIESATILCADFPVVSFKQGDAMSLPFADNSFDAVVSTQVYEYVPNLDAALAEFHRVLRPGGRGVIVDTDWAFPYWNAVDTAQRDVMIDAWKSHCAQESVPMRLSAAIKSAGLQLQGVQALPIMNTAYDENNFSYWLSKIIGSFAVGNNGVEQQLADNWLAGLEALEDKAEYFFCINRYLFEITK, from the coding sequence ATGGCTGAGGGTTTAGAGTTTAACGATGAGGTTAACCATGCATTAAAGATGGCGTATCAAACGCCGGATATTATTGCAGCTAGAGCGCACGTTGTTAACGCGCTTAAATTAGAAAAAGGTCAGCAGGTGTTGGATATTGGTTCTGGCCCAGGTTTGTTAGTACGAGATATAGCGCAAACGGTTGATCAATCTGGCGGCGTGGTCGGTGTTGATATGGCCGACAATATGATTGAGTCCGCAACAATTCTTTGTGCGGATTTCCCAGTAGTATCGTTTAAGCAAGGCGATGCGATGTCCCTACCTTTTGCCGATAACAGTTTTGATGCGGTGGTATCAACACAGGTGTATGAATATGTGCCGAATTTAGATGCGGCGTTAGCAGAATTTCACCGAGTGTTACGCCCAGGTGGCCGTGGCGTTATTGTCGATACAGATTGGGCTTTTCCGTATTGGAATGCAGTAGACACGGCTCAGCGTGACGTAATGATTGATGCATGGAAAAGCCATTGTGCGCAAGAGTCTGTTCCCATGCGCTTATCGGCGGCAATTAAGTCAGCCGGTCTTCAGTTGCAAGGTGTGCAAGCGCTTCCTATTATGAATACGGCGTATGACGAAAATAATTTCAGCTATTGGTTATCTAAAATTATTGGGTCGTTTGCAGTGGGCAATAATGGGGTGGAGCAACAGCTAGCCGATAATTGGTTAGCTGGGCTTGAAGCACTTGAAGATAAAGCTGAGTACTTCTTTTGTATAAATAGGTACTTATTTGAAATAACGAAATAA